DNA sequence from the Phoenix dactylifera cultivar Barhee BC4 chromosome 13, palm_55x_up_171113_PBpolish2nd_filt_p, whole genome shotgun sequence genome:
ACCGCACGAtaaggaaggagaaggaggaggggataagaggaagaggaggaagaaggatttTAAAATAAGAAAGAGTCTTTGTAGTAATTACGTAAAAACTAGCATCTAAAACTGGAGCTCTTATGTGAGACCTATTCCCGGCATTATGCTCCAAAAATAGGAATATTTATCTATAACATTGAGATAATTAAGTTAGAGTTTATACACAATAAACCATCACACCATCATTTATAAAAATGGCCTATTACATTCAACAAATCTTTATTaccattaataattaattttaagACAGCAAATTTATGACCATTACATTCAACAAATCTTCATGGCCGTTGATTATAATAAAAAGACAGCAAATTTATGAATTAACATAGtttaatatatatatgagaCACAATTATGAATTTCATAATAAAGCGACCAAGCAAACCAAATTAATTCGCTTTCCTGCAATTCATGCGAATCTCGCCCCGGTTGCCTGTCAGTGGACTAATATTTCCCATCTTCAACATAGACACGGCAAAGTCAGCCCAAAAGGCATAGGGGTTAGCACTATAGAAACTGACCAAGCCATCGCTTACACCCTGACCACGCTTGAATAGCTGTTGGTCCGAGTGCAAGAGCCCCCTCCCATGCAGCAACCTGTTGAAGTAAGCTGTGTCGAATCTCGCCGGGGTCGCGTCCAACGATGCAAGGTTGTCATCCCCACCCGAGGTTGGGCAATAGTTGCGAAGAATGCTTGCAAAGCCTCGGTCGATGTTGGTCTCGTTGTAGAGCCTGTCCCTAAAGCTTGTGCATCGAGCCAGCCCAATCGTGTGGCCGCCAGATAAAACCACTAGATCTTTAAGATCTAGCCCGTGTGATCGGAAGTTGGAGAGGAGCTGAGAGAAGTTAAAGACGGGGGGCGGGATGTCATTATTAGCATCATTTAGGCTCGCTGTCCTCGAGTCTCTTCTTCCTAGTAGTACCATATAAGGACGTCCTCCCAACTGCAGTAAAGTATTTTGTTAGAATAAATTCTCATAAGAAGGAAACATGTTCGAAGGAAACAAAGGCTAAGAATTACAAAACTATAGAGTTTTACTAAGTACTTGACCTAGATATTTCTTTTATCGTTTCTTTGGAATGTTTGACAGTGCCTTTTCTAATGACGAAGTCATATCCAAATATGTTGAGCTCAAAACCATA
Encoded proteins:
- the LOC103696562 gene encoding cationic peroxidase 1-like — encoded protein: MAGCSFSMLVLLIAALALASRAQLCPDFYDHVCPEALPAIKAVVERAVAREPRMGASLLRLHFHDCFVNGCDGSILLDDAPGFTGEKTAKPNLNSVRGFDVVDEIKNAVNEACHGNVVSCADILAIAARDSVAALGGRPYMVLLGRRDSRTASLNDANNDIPPPVFNFSQLLSNFRSHGLDLKDLVVLSGGHTIGLARCTSFRDRLYNETNIDRGFASILRNYCPTSGGDDNLASLDATPARFDTAYFNRLLHGRGLLHSDQQLFKRGQGVSDGLVSFYSANPYAFWADFAVSMLKMGNISPLTGNRGEIRMNCRKAN